From the Chlorogloeopsis sp. ULAP01 genome, the window TTGCTGATCTAGTAAAGGCTCTAGGTAGGAACGTGCTACCTCAGTAGTGTAAGGATCGTGAATACGGTTTTGCTCAATTAGCGGCACAAATTCTGGACAGCCGACTTGCCAAACTTGCACTTCTGAATTTATTTCAACAATAGCACGCTTGTAGGCATTGCTTTTAGCTGTTGCTGGAGTAGCAATGATGCCTATACGCTTTCCTTGCTCAACTGCTGCCCTTGCTCCTGGTAGAATCAGTCCCAGAATTGGGATGGTAAATTCGTGACGCACTGTTTCTAGAGCAAGAGCAGAACTAGTGTTGCAAGCCATAATAACCATTTTGACCTTTTGCTGTTGCATCCAGTTCAGGATTTCACGAACAAACTGTATAATTTCCGCTTGCGAACGAATTCCGTAGGGAAGTCTGGCTGTATCTCCAAAGTAAATGACTGATTCATTTGAAAGTTGTCGATACAGTTGTCGTAATACTGTTAACCCACCCACACCGCTATCAAAAATGCCAATTGGAGCACGTTGGGGTTGTTGGGAAAAATCGTATAAATTGCCTTCAAATA encodes:
- the murI gene encoding glutamate racemase, whose product is MIPTSIFEGNLYDFSQQPQRAPIGIFDSGVGGLTVLRQLYRQLSNESVIYFGDTARLPYGIRSQAEIIQFVREILNWMQQQKVKMVIMACNTSSALALETVRHEFTIPILGLILPGARAAVEQGKRIGIIATPATAKSNAYKRAIVEINSEVQVWQVGCPEFVPLIEQNRIHDPYTTEVARSYLEPLLDQQIDTLVYGCTHYPHLAPVLRSLLPTSVKLVDPAVHVVAACSQELDLLGLRNTHPPLPTRFFVSGCPQQFAQTSTQWLGCTPMVEVACFSDAAISSN